Proteins encoded in a region of the Populus nigra chromosome 3, ddPopNigr1.1, whole genome shotgun sequence genome:
- the LOC133688066 gene encoding UDP-glucuronate 4-epimerase 1-like, with protein MPSLEDELFPSTPGKFKIDRAHTMNRHFHRCFGSTSTMFLWALFLVALTASYLSFQSFVYTGSRYLTASWGGIQWEKQIRHSAQIHRSNGMSVLVTGAAGFVGSHVSLALKKRGDGVVGIDNFNNYYDPSLKRARKSLLNNQGIFIVEGDINDARLIAKLFDTVAFTHVMHLAAQAGVRYAMENPHSYVHSNIAGLVTLLEACKSANPQPSVVWASSSSVYGLNEKVPFSESDRTDQPASLYAATKKAGEEITHTYNHIYGLSITGLRFFTVYGPWGRPDMAYFSFTRNILQGKPITVYRGKDRADLARDFTFIDDIVKGCVGSLDTSGKSTGSGGKKRGPAPYRIFNLGNTSPVTVPTLVSLLERHLKVKAKRNLVDMPGNGDVPFTHANISLAHRELGYKPTTDLATGLKKFVKWYLSYYGYNHGKAVS; from the coding sequence ATGCCATCACTAGAGGATGAGCTATTCCCTTCAACACCTGGTAAGTTCAAGATCGATCGAGCCCACACCATGAATCGCCATTTCCACCGTTGCTTCGGTTCCACGAGCACCATGTTCTTGTGGGCACTTTTCTTGGTTGCTTTAACGGCGTCGTATTTGAGTTTCCAATCTTTTGTCTATACCGGTAGCCGGTATCTCACCGCTTCTTGGGGTGGTATTCAGTGGGAGAAACAAATCCGCCATTCTGCCCAGATACACCGTTCTAACGGCATGTCTGTTCTTGTTACCGGAGCAGCCGGTTTCGTTGGAAGCCACGTTTCTTTAGCTCTCAAGAAACGCGGAGACGGCGTCGTCGGGATAGACAATTTTAACAACTACTACGACCCGTCGTTGAAGAGAGCCCGAAAATCTCTCCTTAACAACCAAGGGATTTTTATCGTCGAAGGAGATATAAACGACGCGCGGTTAATAGCTAAGCTTTTTGATACTGTGGCTTTCACTCACGTTATGCATTTGGCGGCTCAAGCTGGAGTCAGATACGCCATGGAGAATCCACACTCTTACGTGCATTCTAATATAGCCGGCCTGGTCACTCTTCTTGAAGCATGTAAATCGGCTAACCCTCAGCCGTCTGTCGTTTGGGCTTCATCAAGTTCTGTGTACGGTTTAAACGAAAAGGTTCCTTTCTCTGAGTCTGATCGGACAGACCAGCCGGCTAGTCTTTATGCGGCTACAAAAAAGGCCGGTGAGGAAATTACTCATACCTACAATCATATTTACGGTCTGTCAATTACTggtttaaggttttttactGTGTACGGTCCATGGGGAAGACCCGATATGGCTTACTTTTCTTTCAcgagaaacattttacaaggGAAACCGATCACAGTTTATCGTGGCAAGGATCGGGCTGACTTGGCTCGGgattttacttttattgatgatattgtGAAAGGTTGTGTTGGGTCATTGGATACTTCGGGTAAAAGCACCGGGTCTGGTGGGAAGAAGCGGGGACCCGCTCCTTATCGGATCTTTAATTTGGGTAACACGTCTCCTGTTACGGTACCGACACTCGTGAGCTTACTGGAGAGGCATTTGAAGGTTAAAGCGAAAAGAAATCTTGTGGATATGCCTGGAAACGGTGACGTACCGTTCACTCATGCAAATATTAGTTTGGCCCACAGAGAACTTGGGTATAAACCGACTACTGATTTGGCAACCGGGTTGAAGAAGTTTGTTAAGTGGTATCTCTCTTACTACGGATATAATCATGGGAAAGCTGtgagttag